GCGCAGCTCGACCAGGACCGGCGGGTACACGCTGGCGCGCCCGACCCCCAGCAGCCCGCCGAACCCGTCCCGCTCCAGCATGTCCTGGTGGTGGACTCGCACCTCGAACCCGAGAGCCTGCCCGAGTTCCCGGCAGACGGCCGCCAGCCGCTCCGGGACGAGCTGGCCCGGTGGTGCGTTGACCAGGTCGCGCACGAGGTTGGCGGCCGCGCCGAGGACGACCCCTTCGCGCACGGCCTCGTCGGAACCCCAGTGCCGGACCGGTGCCGGATCGAGCCGGGCGAGCAGGTCGGCGACGGTCCAGTCGACGTGGTACCGGTAGCTGCCGAGGACCCAGCCCTCGGCCGCCGCGGTGGCACAGGCCGGGTCGTCGTCCCAGCAGCCGACCGCGTCGAGCACCGTCGCGGCGGACCCGCAGCGCCGGGCCGCCGCCATCGCCGCCTCTCGCACGTGGTGGAAGGGCAGCTCCGGCAGCGGATCGCCGACGACCACGTAGACGAGGTCGGGGCCGCCGACGACGGGGATCCGGGCCACGTCACCGGGTTCGGTCAGGCCGGCGCGACGTCCGATCTCGCGCACGTCGGCCGCGACGCCGGCATCGGCGAGGAAGCGGACCAGTGCGGACGGCACCTCTGCGCCGCGGCCGATGGGTACGACGACCGTCCCGGCCTGCAGCGCCGGAGCGTCCGCGCCCTGCTTGGTCACCTGGGTCCTCCCGATGCGTCGCCACCGCTGTGTTCCGTGCCGTAGCAGGACGCTAGCCGGACGAGGACGGCCGCCGTCGGTGTCGGACACCTAGGTCGCGCCCGGCTTTTGATGTCGAGCCACAAGAGCCGCCTCCGACCCGGCTGAGACCCTGACGGCCGCAGATCAAGCGCCGGAGGGACCCATGAACGCAGCACCATCCGCCGGCCCCGTGACCGCCGGGGCTCCGTGGTGAACGATGTCCACCCCCGCGTCGCCGCTGCCCACGACCGGCTCGCCGAGGTCGTGGCGGACTCGGGCCGGCTGATCCGCTGCGAGTCGCCGTCGGCCGACCTTGCCGCCGTCGCCCGCAGCGCCGACCGCGTCGCGGAGGTCGGCGCGGCCATCGTCGGCGCCCGGCCCGAGCGGATCGTGTCGGCCGGCTGCGTCCACCTGCGCTGGCGGTGGGGAGACGGCCCGCGCCGGGTGCTCGTGCTCGGCCACCACGACACCGTCTGGCCGCTGGGCACGATCGACGCCATCCCGTTCGAGGCCGGCGACCGGATCCGCGGGCCCGGTTGCCTGGACATGAAGGCCGGGCTCGCGCTGGCGTTCCACGCGATCGCCGGCCTCGACGATCCGTCCGGCGTCACCCTCCTGGTCACCGGTGACGAAGAACTCGGCTCCCCGACCTCCCGCGAGCTGATCGAGGCCGAGGCCGAAGGATGCGCGGCGGTCCTGGTGCTCGAGGCCGGCGCCGACTCCGGCGCCCTGAAGACCGAGCGCAAGGGGAGAGCCCACTACGTGCTGACGTTCACCGGCCGTGCCGCGCACGCGGGCCTGGAGCCGCACCTCGGTGCCAACGCCCTGACCGCGCTCGGCAGCGCCGTCGGCAGGGTCGCCGCGCTGGCTGACGACACCGAGGGGACCAGCGTGACGCCGACCGGCGCGGAGGCGGGAACGGCCGACAACACGGTGCCCGAGCTGGCCACGCTGAGGATCGACGTCCGCGCGCGGACGGTCGCGGAACTGGTGCGGGTCGACACCGCGACCCGGGGCCTCGTGCCGGCCGATCCCGGCGTCGCTCTCGAGGTGGCCGGGGGCATCGACCGCCCGCCGCTCGAGGCCACGATGACCGCCGGGCTCTTCCGCCGCGCGAGCGCGCTGGCGGAGGGCCTGGGCCTGGCTCCGCTCACGGGCGCCGCCGTGGGCGGCGGCTCGGACGGCAACCTGACGGCAGCCGCCGGGGTGCCGACGCTCGACGGTCTCGGAGCGGTGGGCGGGGGAGCGCACGCCCGCCACGAGTGGGTCGACACGGCGCTGCTCGGCGACCGCCTCGCCCTGCTGACGGCGCTGATCGAGGACGTCCTCGCGGAGACCGGCGCCGGGGACCTTCCATGACCCTGGACCGTCCGCGGCGCTCGCTGGACACCCCGCCGGGCCCCGGTGTCACCGTCCGGGAGGCGACCGAGGTCGCCGAGTTCGAGGCGGTCAGTGCCCTGCTCCGCCGGGTCTGGAACCGCTCGCCCGGCTCCTCCCAGGTCACGGTCTCGCTGCTGCGTGCCCTCAGCATGACCGGCAACTACGTCGGTGCGGCCTTCGTGGAGGGCCGGATGGCGGGCGCCGCGGTCGCGTTCTTCGCGCCGGACGACGGGTCGCTGCACAGCCACATCACCGGCGTGGACGCCGAGTGCCGCGCCCGGCACGTCGGGTTCCTGCTCAAGAGCCATCAGCGCACCTGGGCGCTGGAGCACGGCATCCGCTCGGTGACGTGGACGTTCGATCCGCTGGTCTGCCGCAACGCCTACTTCAACCTGGTGAAGCTCGGCGCCCGGGCGACGGCCTATCTTCCCGACTTCTACGGGC
This Jiangella alba DNA region includes the following protein-coding sequences:
- a CDS encoding M20/M25/M40 family metallo-hydrolase produces the protein MNDVHPRVAAAHDRLAEVVADSGRLIRCESPSADLAAVARSADRVAEVGAAIVGARPERIVSAGCVHLRWRWGDGPRRVLVLGHHDTVWPLGTIDAIPFEAGDRIRGPGCLDMKAGLALAFHAIAGLDDPSGVTLLVTGDEELGSPTSRELIEAEAEGCAAVLVLEAGADSGALKTERKGRAHYVLTFTGRAAHAGLEPHLGANALTALGSAVGRVAALADDTEGTSVTPTGAEAGTADNTVPELATLRIDVRARTVAELVRVDTATRGLVPADPGVALEVAGGIDRPPLEATMTAGLFRRASALAEGLGLAPLTGAAVGGGSDGNLTAAAGVPTLDGLGAVGGGAHARHEWVDTALLGDRLALLTALIEDVLAETGAGDLP
- a CDS encoding GNAT family N-acetyltransferase — translated: MTLDRPRRSLDTPPGPGVTVREATEVAEFEAVSALLRRVWNRSPGSSQVTVSLLRALSMTGNYVGAAFVEGRMAGAAVAFFAPDDGSLHSHITGVDAECRARHVGFLLKSHQRTWALEHGIRSVTWTFDPLVCRNAYFNLVKLGARATAYLPDFYGPMHDGLNRGEESDRLLVEWDLLSSDAVAAADARWSRPPVGEHPALIEVGEGSLHVAPWAGGAAFVPVPEDIEQVRTDDPGLARAWRLRVRDVLADAMDRGAEITGFDRRRGYLIAPAPAPPAGPTSGAR